In Acidovorax sp. 106, the following proteins share a genomic window:
- the minC gene encoding septum site-determining protein MinC — MATETAAHTRTSFDLKSASLPVVAVVLKTTDATQFAVDLAERVADAPGFFDQDPVLIDLTPVREAEEPIDFAAITEQLREHRTLPVAVRGGSPAQMEAALAAGLAAAPDAPPARAEAPAPVEVVREVVREVEVVREVPTLGPGTVVVDKPLRSGQQVYARGADLVVMAVVSFGAEVIADGNIHVYAPLRGRAIAGARGNTEARIFSTCLEPQLVSIAGIYRTTETALPDNVAGKPAQVRLEGEKLIIEPLA; from the coding sequence ATGGCCACTGAAACGGCGGCGCACACCCGCACCAGTTTTGACCTCAAAAGCGCTTCGCTGCCGGTGGTGGCCGTGGTGCTCAAGACCACGGACGCGACCCAGTTTGCCGTGGACTTGGCCGAGCGTGTGGCTGACGCCCCCGGCTTCTTTGACCAAGACCCGGTGCTGATTGACCTGACGCCCGTGCGCGAGGCCGAGGAGCCCATCGACTTTGCCGCCATCACTGAGCAATTGCGCGAGCACCGCACCCTGCCCGTGGCGGTGCGCGGTGGCAGCCCCGCCCAGATGGAAGCGGCCCTCGCCGCCGGCTTGGCCGCCGCCCCGGACGCCCCACCCGCCCGCGCCGAAGCGCCGGCCCCGGTCGAGGTCGTGCGCGAAGTGGTGCGCGAGGTCGAGGTGGTGCGTGAAGTGCCCACACTCGGCCCCGGCACCGTGGTGGTCGACAAACCCTTGCGCTCGGGCCAGCAGGTGTATGCGCGCGGCGCTGACCTGGTGGTGATGGCCGTGGTCAGCTTTGGCGCCGAGGTGATTGCCGACGGCAACATCCATGTGTATGCCCCGCTGCGCGGCCGCGCCATTGCCGGCGCCCGGGGTAACACCGAGGCCCGCATTTTCAGCACCTGCCTGGAGCCGCAGCTCGTCTCCATCGCCGGCATCTACCGCACCACCGAAACCGCCTTGCCCGACAACGTGGCCGGCAAGCCCGCCCAGGTCCGCCTGGAGGGCGAAAAACTCATCATCGAGCCCCTGGCTTGA
- the minD gene encoding septum site-determining protein MinD, giving the protein MAKIVVVTSGKGGVGKTTTSASFATGLALRGHKTAVIDFDVGLRNLDLIMGCERRVVYDLINVIHGEANLNQALIKDKQCDNLFVLAASQTRDKDALTQDGVEKVLKDLAAMDFEYIVCDSPAGIESGALMAMHFADEALLVTNPEVSSVRDSDRILGMLGSKTKRAIDGSEPIKEHLLITRYNPARVEDGQMLSLEDIQDILRIKLIGVIPESEVVLQSSNQGTPAIHAQGTDVSEAYKDVIDRFLGATDKPLRFIEAEKPGFFKRLFGSK; this is encoded by the coding sequence ATGGCCAAAATCGTCGTCGTGACCTCCGGCAAAGGTGGCGTGGGCAAGACCACCACCAGCGCCAGCTTTGCCACCGGCCTCGCCCTGCGCGGCCACAAGACTGCCGTGATCGACTTCGACGTCGGTCTGCGCAACCTGGACCTCATCATGGGCTGCGAACGCCGCGTGGTGTATGACCTCATCAACGTCATCCACGGCGAGGCCAACCTGAACCAGGCCCTCATCAAAGACAAGCAGTGCGACAACCTGTTCGTGCTGGCCGCCAGCCAGACGCGCGACAAAGACGCCCTCACGCAAGACGGCGTAGAGAAGGTGCTCAAAGACCTCGCCGCGATGGACTTCGAGTACATCGTCTGCGACTCCCCCGCCGGCATCGAAAGCGGTGCCCTCATGGCCATGCACTTTGCCGACGAGGCCCTGCTGGTGACCAACCCCGAAGTCTCCAGCGTGCGCGACTCTGACCGCATCCTGGGCATGCTGGGCAGCAAGACCAAGCGTGCCATCGACGGCAGTGAGCCCATCAAAGAGCACTTGCTCATCACCCGCTACAACCCCGCCCGCGTGGAAGACGGCCAGATGCTGAGCCTGGAAGACATCCAGGACATCCTGCGCATCAAGCTCATCGGCGTGATTCCTGAGTCGGAAGTGGTGCTGCAATCGTCCAACCAGGGCACGCCCGCCATCCACGCGCAGGGCACCGATGTGTCCGAGGCGTACAAGGATGTGATCGACCGCTTTCTGGGCGCAACCGACAAGCCCTTGCGCTTCATCGAGGCGGAAAAGCCCGGTTTCTTCAAACGCCTGTTCGGGAGCAAGTAG
- the minE gene encoding cell division topological specificity factor MinE codes for MASLLSFLVGEKKKTASVAKERLQIILAHERNGRNAAEPDYLPALQRELLAVISKYVKISPEDLKVHLERQDNLEVLEVKIELPDTVR; via the coding sequence ATGGCTTCGTTGCTGTCCTTCCTGGTGGGGGAAAAGAAAAAAACCGCCAGCGTTGCCAAAGAGCGCTTGCAAATCATCTTGGCGCACGAACGCAATGGCCGCAACGCGGCCGAGCCTGACTACCTGCCCGCGCTGCAGCGCGAGCTGTTGGCCGTGATCTCCAAGTACGTCAAGATCAGCCCCGAGGACCTCAAGGTGCACCTGGAGCGCCAGGACAACCTGGAAGTGCTCGAAGTCAAGATCGAGCTGCCTGACACCGTGCGCTGA
- the yccS gene encoding YccS family putative transporter has translation MDTTWKLSWQRASNHEGFTRGARAFLALAVVLAYGWWADWQTELMPVLLGVIASALTETDDSWRGRLRAQLLAMGCFTLVALAVCATVTWPWVLMGVMALSAFTFTLLGALSERYRAIAFGSLVLFIYEALAAHTSREAAMAATPLMLGGAAWYGVVSVLWNVVMPRAPVRFRLAKLYAMLGEYLRLKALLLEPVRDEDLERRRMALALHNGRVVDALNATKESLISRMGRGTPPLWLQTAMHQYLAAQDVHERASSSHEHYDLLAQSFFHSDVLYRCQRVLTLLGEQALKFSVAIQQQTEPVHSGVTTRAIEDMEAALAHQEEIERERPSATQARPLRSLRALGHNLTALARVFAGALALPGDEPGASGAVDYSLFDREPRTLRDAWGRIRAQCRAQSPWLRHSVRLSLSLVLGFAVMQATADPHGYWILLTIVFVSQPQYAATQTRLMQRAKGTAIGLALGWAVIQLFPGNFIQAALLVLGGAVFFGARHTRYVLATAAVTTLLLLSFHQMGMSQGVILTRLLDTAVGCCIAAAAAWLVLPHWQSRQWPQLAAQALQTQAIYLREILAQYQSGKRDHLAYRLARRNAHNADAALSNSYSAMLKEPLRVRGGAEVVGNFLRLSHTQLNYLSALGAQRGGAAAQPMDEATQASAQALLQSLQDLSDELERAQREMGGRRKRRALAQAPAVAEVLRQFGQTPPAVPAQSWMANQLLLVGKVFPQLREQARQMVERG, from the coding sequence GTGGACACAACCTGGAAACTCAGCTGGCAGCGTGCCAGCAACCATGAAGGCTTCACGCGCGGGGCGCGGGCCTTTTTGGCGCTGGCCGTGGTGCTGGCCTATGGCTGGTGGGCCGACTGGCAGACGGAGCTGATGCCCGTGCTGCTGGGCGTGATCGCCAGCGCCCTGACCGAAACCGACGACAGCTGGCGTGGCCGCCTGCGTGCGCAGCTGCTGGCCATGGGCTGCTTCACCCTGGTGGCGCTGGCCGTGTGCGCCACGGTCACGTGGCCCTGGGTGCTGATGGGCGTGATGGCGCTGTCGGCCTTTACCTTTACCCTGCTGGGGGCGCTCAGCGAGCGCTACCGCGCCATTGCCTTTGGCTCGCTGGTGCTGTTCATCTACGAAGCCCTGGCCGCCCACACCAGCCGCGAAGCCGCCATGGCCGCCACCCCTTTGATGCTGGGCGGGGCCGCCTGGTACGGCGTGGTGTCGGTGCTGTGGAACGTGGTGATGCCCCGTGCCCCTGTGCGCTTTCGGCTGGCCAAGCTGTACGCCATGCTGGGCGAATACCTGCGCCTCAAGGCCTTGCTGCTGGAGCCCGTGCGCGACGAAGACCTGGAGCGCCGCCGCATGGCGCTGGCCCTGCACAACGGCCGGGTGGTCGATGCGCTCAACGCCACCAAAGAAAGCCTCATCAGCCGCATGGGCCGGGGCACCCCGCCCCTGTGGCTGCAAACCGCCATGCACCAGTACCTGGCCGCGCAAGACGTGCACGAGCGCGCCAGCTCCTCGCACGAGCATTACGACCTGCTGGCCCAGTCGTTCTTCCACAGCGATGTGCTCTACCGCTGCCAGCGCGTGCTCACGCTGCTGGGCGAGCAGGCGCTGAAGTTCTCGGTGGCCATCCAGCAGCAGACCGAGCCGGTGCACTCGGGCGTGACCACCCGCGCCATCGAAGACATGGAGGCCGCCCTGGCCCACCAGGAAGAGATCGAGCGCGAGCGTCCCAGCGCCACGCAGGCCCGGCCCCTGCGCTCTTTGCGCGCCCTGGGCCACAACCTCACGGCCCTGGCCCGCGTGTTTGCCGGGGCCCTGGCGCTGCCGGGGGACGAGCCCGGCGCCTCTGGGGCGGTGGACTACAGCCTGTTTGACCGCGAGCCCCGCACCCTGCGCGACGCCTGGGGCCGCATCCGCGCCCAGTGCCGCGCGCAGTCGCCCTGGCTGCGCCACAGCGTGCGCCTGAGCCTGTCGCTGGTGCTGGGCTTTGCCGTCATGCAGGCCACCGCCGACCCGCACGGCTACTGGATTCTGCTGACCATCGTCTTCGTCAGCCAGCCGCAATACGCCGCCACCCAAACGCGCCTCATGCAGCGCGCCAAGGGCACGGCCATCGGGCTGGCGCTGGGCTGGGCCGTCATCCAGCTGTTCCCTGGCAACTTCATCCAGGCCGCTCTGCTGGTGCTGGGCGGCGCCGTGTTCTTTGGTGCGCGCCACACCCGCTATGTGCTGGCCACGGCCGCCGTCACCACCTTGCTGCTGCTGAGCTTTCACCAAATGGGCATGTCGCAAGGCGTGATCCTGACCCGCCTGCTCGACACCGCCGTGGGCTGCTGCATTGCCGCCGCCGCGGCCTGGCTGGTGCTGCCGCACTGGCAGTCGCGCCAGTGGCCCCAGCTGGCCGCCCAGGCCCTGCAAACCCAGGCCATCTACCTGCGCGAAATTTTGGCCCAGTACCAAAGCGGCAAGCGCGACCACCTGGCCTACCGCCTGGCCCGCCGCAACGCCCACAACGCCGACGCCGCCCTGTCCAACTCCTACAGCGCCATGCTCAAAGAACCCTTGCGGGTGCGTGGCGGTGCCGAGGTGGTGGGCAACTTCTTGCGCCTGTCGCACACCCAGCTCAACTACCTGTCTGCCCTTGGCGCACAGCGTGGGGGCGCAGCCGCCCAGCCCATGGACGAAGCCACCCAGGCCTCGGCCCAGGCGCTGCTGCAGTCGTTGCAGGATTTGTCGGACGAGCTAGAGCGCGCCCAGCGCGAAATGGGCGGCCGCCGCAAGCGCCGCGCCCTCGCCCAAGCCCCCGCCGTAGCCGAAGTGCTGCGCCAGTTTGGCCAAACCCCGCCCGCCGTGCCCGCCCAAAGCTGGATGGCTAATCAGCTGCTGCTGGTGGGCAAGGTGTTTCCGCAACTGCGTGAGCAGGCGCGGCAGATGGTGGAGCGGGGGTGA